A genomic region of Elaeis guineensis isolate ETL-2024a chromosome 9, EG11, whole genome shotgun sequence contains the following coding sequences:
- the LOC105035325 gene encoding LOW QUALITY PROTEIN: anthocyanidin-3-O-glucoside rhamnosyltransferase (The sequence of the model RefSeq protein was modified relative to this genomic sequence to represent the inferred CDS: inserted 3 bases in 3 codons), with product MASTASNSPLHVLLFPWPAFGHISPFLQLXRKLSTYGGAALRISFLSIAGNIPRITTLLPSDHSIAVIPLDLPWVPGLPAEATSTADMTPAAAELLKLAVDLTKPQVESLLRNLRPHFVVFDFGMQWLPSLAHSLGIKSLFFSIFAAICTAYNTVPSRRLHGPDPTVDDLKNPPDGFPSTSSVSTIPSYQAADFLYLFKKFDNGPCVYDRVVACLEGCTAVVAKTCTEFEGRYIDYVESQFQKPFLLASPLVPEPPSGELEERWARWLDGFPEESVVFCSFGSETFLSDEGVKELVLGLEMTGLPFFVVLNFPXNNEGREEEEELSKKLPKGFGERVKGXGVLHTGWVQQQHILRHKSVGCFVCHAGFSSVLEGVVAGCQLVMLPQKGDQYFNAALFARDLEIGVEVERREEDGVFGREGVCKAVRKVMAETGEESGRRVSENHRKLEQFLMDKGVQEKFMVDFVENLKELAIA from the exons ATGGCGAGCACCGCAAGCAACAGCCCCCTCCATGTGCTCCTCTTCCCCTGGCCAGCCTTTGGCCACATCAGCCCCTTCCTCCAGC GCCGCAAGCTCTCCACCTACGGCGGCGCCGCCCTCCGGATCAGCTTCCTCTCCATCGCCGGCAACATTCCCCGCATCACCACCCTCCTCCCCTCCGACCATTCCATCGCTGTCATCCCTCTCGACCTCCCTTGGGTCCCTGGCCTCCCTGCGGAGGCCACCAGCACCGCCGATATGACCCCTGCTGCTGCCGAGCTACTCAAGCTCGCCGTCGACCTCACCAAGCCCCAGGTAGAGTCCCTACTCCGCAACCTCCGGCCCCACTTTGTCGTCTTTGACTTCGGAATGCAGTGGCTCCCCTCCCTCGCTCACTCCCTCGGCATCAAGTCCCTCTTCTTCTCTATCTTCGCTGCTATCTGCACGGCATACAACACCGTCCCCTCCCGCCGCCTCCACGGCCCGGACCCCACGGTCGACGATCTGAAGAACCCTCCAGATGGCTTCCCCTCCACCTCCTCGGTCAGCACCATCCCGTCCTACCAAGCGGCCGACTTCCTGTACCTTTTCAAAAAGTTTGACAATGGCCCTTGTGTTTACGACCGTGTGGTCGCCTGCTTGGAGGGCTGCACCGCGGTTGTCGCCAAAACATGCACGGAGTTTGAAGGCCGGTACATCGACTACGTTGAGTCCCAGTTCCAGAAACCCTTCCTCCTCGCCAGTCCCCTTGTACCCGAGCCACCCTCGGGGGAGCTAGAAGAACGGTGGGCAAGATGGCTGGATGGTTTCCCGGAGGAATCCGTCGTGTTTTGCTCATTTGGGAGCGAGACATTCTTAAGTGATGAGGGAGTGAAGGAGTTGGTGCTAGGGCTCGAGATGACTGGACTACCATTCTTTGTGGTGCTGAACTTTC AAAAtaatgaaggaagagaagaggaggaggagctgAGCAAGAAGCTGCCGAAGGGATTCGGGGAGAGGGTAAAAG GAGGTGTGTTGCATACTGGGTGGGTGCAGCAGCAACACATTTTAAGGCACAAGAGTGTCGGGTGCTTCGTGTGTCATGCCGGGTTCAGCTCGGTGTTGGAGGGGGTGGTGGCAGGGTGCCAGCTGGTGATGCTGCCACAGAAGGGGGATCAGTACTTCAACGCAGCGTTGTTTGCAAGAGATTTAGAGATTGGGGTGGAggtggagaggagagaggaggacgGGGTGTTTGGAAGGGAGGGAGTGTGCAAGGCTGTGAGGAAGGTGATGGCGGAGACTGGAGAGGAGAGTGGAAGGAGAGTAAGCGAGAATCATAGGAAATTGGAGCAGTTCTTGATGGATAAGGGGGTGCAGGAGAAATTTATGGTGGACTTTGTGGAGAATTTGAAGGAGTTGGCTATCGCATAG